A window of Melopsittacus undulatus isolate bMelUnd1 chromosome 2, bMelUnd1.mat.Z, whole genome shotgun sequence contains these coding sequences:
- the EIF2S3 gene encoding eukaryotic translation initiation factor 2 subunit 3, with amino-acid sequence MAGDEAGVTLGQPHLSRQDLATLDVTKLTPLSPEVISRQATINIGTIGHVAHGKSTVVKAISGVHTVRFKNELERNITIKLGYANAKIYKLDDPSCSRPECYRSCGSSTPDEFPTDIPGTKGNFKLVRHVSFVDCPGHDILMATMLNGAAVMDAALLLIAGNESCPQPQTSEHLAAIEIMKLKHILILQNKIDLVKESQAKEQYEQILAFVQGTVAEGAPIIPISAQLKYNIEVVCEYIVKKIPVPLRDFTSEPRLIVIRSFDVNKPGCEVDDLKGGVAGGSILKGVLKVGQEIEVRPGIVSKDSEGKLMCKPIFSKIVSLFAEHNDLQYAAPGGLIGVGTKIDPTLCRADRMVGQVLGAVGALPEIFTELEISYFLLRRLLGVRTEGDKKAAKVQKLSRNEVLMVNIGSLSTGGRVSAVKADLGKIMLTNPVCTEVGEKIALSRRVEKHWRLIGWGQIRRGVTIKPTVDDD; translated from the exons ATGGCGGGGGATGAGGCGGGAGTGACTCTGGGGCAGCCGCACCTTAGCCGGCAGGACCTCGCCACGTTG GATGTTACCAAGTTGACGCCTCTTTCACCAGAAGTCATCAGCAGGCAAGCAACAATTAATATAG GTACAATTGGTCATGTAGCCCATGGGAAGTCGACAGTAGTCAAAGCTATATCTGGAGTTCATACTGTCAGATTTAAAAatgaactggaaagaaatatCACAATCAAGCTGGGATATGCTAATGCAAAG ATTTACAAGCTGGATGACCCAAGCTGTTCACGGCCAGAGTGTTACCGATCctgtggcagcagcaccccagaTGAGTTCCCTACAGATATTCCTGGCACCAAAGGGAACTTTAAACTAGTCAG GCATGTCTCTTTTGTGGATTGTCCTGGCCATGATATTTTGATGGCTACTATGTTGAACGGTGCAGCAGTAATGGATGCAGCTTTACTGTTGATAG ctggTAATGAGTCATGCCCTCAACCCCAGACCTCAGAACATCTAGCTGCTATAGAAATCATgaaactgaaacacattttgATTCTACAGAATAAGATTGATTTGGTGAAGGAAAGCCAGGCTAAAGAACAGTATGAACAGATTCTTGCATTTGTACAAG gTACAGTTGCAGAAGGAGCTCCAATAATTCCAATCTCAGCACAGCTGAAATACAACATTGAGGTAGTCTGTGAGTATATagtgaaaaaaatcccagtccCACTGCGAGACTTCACATCTGAACCAAGGCTTATTG TGATTAGGTCTTTTGATGTCAACAAGCCTGGCTGTGAAGTTGATGACCTTAAGGGAGGTGTAGCTGGTGGCAGTATTCTAAAGGGTGTTCTAAAG GTGGGCCAAGAAATTGAAGTCCGGCCTGGTATTGTGTCTAAGGACAGTGAAGGAAAACTCATGTGCAAGCCAATCTTTTCCAAAATTGTGTCACTCTTTGCTGAACACAATGATCTACAGTATGCTGCTCCAGGAGGTCTTATAG GTGTTGGAACCAAGATTGATCCAACACTGTGTCGGGCTGACCGAATGGTAGGTCAGGTCCTTGGTGCTGTTGGAGCGCTGCCAGAAATATTTACAGAGCTAGAGATTTCCTATTTCTTGCTGAGACGACTATTAGGTGTGCGCACTGAAGGAGACAAGAAAGCTGCAAAG GTGCAAAAATTATCAAGGAATGAAGTTTTAATGGTAAACATAGGATCCTTGTCTACCGGAGGGAGAGTTAGTGCAGTAAAGGCTGATTTGGGGAAGATTATGCTAACTAACCCAGTATGCACAGAAGTGGGAGAAAAAATCGCCCTGAGTCGAAGAGTGGAGAAGCACTGGCG tttgATTGGTTGGGGTCAAATCAGAAGAGGAGTGACAATCAAGCCAACTGTTGATGATGACTGA